The genomic window GGTTCTGGCTCACCAGCGGGACGAACGCCATCGCCGCGATGCCTTCCGCACGAATCGTCGGCAAGTACGCGCTCAGAGAGGGTTCGGTGCTCACATCAGCGACGACGATAGATTGGGGATCGACAGACTCGGGTGACCACGGCGTGTGTCCCTCCACCGCGCCGCGATATGCGCCAGACAGCCCGCGGTAGGCCTTGAAACGCATCACGCCATCGGCGTCGAACAGCAGAATCGACGCGCGCTCGACTCCGAGGCCTCGAGCGAGAGCCTCAAGAGCGGCCTCATAGACCTGCGCGACGGTCCGCGTCGAACTGAGCGCCTGCGTCAGATGCAAACAGGCCGTCAGCGGGGTATCAAACAAAGTCTGCATGAGGCAGCACCGCTCCCGAGTCGCGCTTCTGATACTGATCTACAGAAGAGAACACTGCCGAGCTAAGGGATCGCCCAGATCCACGCCGTCATCGTAAAGGCATTGGGGCCCGTAACGTGAAACAAAGCTCTCCGGAACTGCCGAGCTTGGCGGGCGCCTTGCGCGGATACGCGCGAACTCGCACGTAAAGGCATGGCTTCGGCATGCCGGGGTCTCTGGTAGTGATGAGCTGTCGACGCACGACCGTGATCGCGTCCGGGTTGCGTGCTCAATTTGTATGGGGTTGTCATCCAACACGCGTATCATCATTTCGGAATAGCCCGTTGGTTGACCACTCTTGCCTCGACCATGCGGAATTTGCTGCGCGTCGCGACGAAGGCATTGGGGTTTACGGGCCAAGGTGAACATTGATGACGACGTCCGCTCGGCAGGTGCGATTAGCGGGAACGACGCTCGGCGCTACGCGCCACGTCTGCGCCTTCTTCCACTCCAAGGCCGACGAGTACCGGGTGCTGCTCCCTTTCATCACTGAGGGCTTCGACCAGGGCGACCGGGCCTTCCACATCGTCAAAGACGACCACCGTCCTGAACACCGCCGGCAGCTGGAAGCCGCCGGCATCGCCGTCGCGGATACCGAACGCACCGGGCAATTGGAAATTCGTCGCTGGGAAGATGCCTATCTGATCGACGGACATTTCGATCAGTTCCGAATGCTGGCGTTAATCGAGGACGTGTTGCGCGATGGGAAGACCCGTGGCTATCCCTTGACTCGATTGGTCGCGAACATGGAATGGGCGCTCGAGGATCGACCCGGCGTCGGCGACATCCTCGAATACGAGACACGCCTGAACTACGTGCTGCCTCAGTATGACGATGCCGTGTGTTGAACGTACGATCTGCACCAGTTTGGTGCTGAAGTCGTGATGGACATCATGCGGACGCACCCGGCGGTCATCATCGGCGGCATCCTCCAGGAAAATCCGTATTTCGTGCCGCCCGATGAGATGCTGCGCGAAATCCAGCAGCGCGCTCGGCAAAGCGCCCGTTAAGCGATGGCGCCGGCTGCGACCAACGGCAGTTCCGACGACGCGGTCTCGTTGCGTCGCTGCGTACGCGAGCTTGCCGCGCTGTCGACGCTGTCGGCGGTCTGGAGCAAGAACGATCTTCCGCAAATTGCCGACGGCCTGGCCGGCGTTCTGCTCCGCGCGCTGCCCATCGATATCGTCGGCGTTCGATTGCGAGGGGCCGACGGTAACATCGCGGTCGAGACGGCACGCACTCCGCGGGGCCCGATTTCGGACGACCACCTGGGGGCATTCAGCCGCGGGTTTGATGACTGCGGTGACCTCGCCGGCGGCGCCACGACGATCAACAATCCACTCGGTGGTGGCTTGCTGCGAGTGGTCACCGTGCCGCTCGGTTACGGAAGCGATTGTGGCACGCTCGTCGCCGGCGCGGAGCAAGCGGATTTCCCGACGCAAACGGATCGACTGATGCTTGGTGTGGCGTGTAACCAGGCCGCCATCGTGCTGCAGCAACGACGCTCGCAACAGCAGCTGCGGCGCAGCGAGCAGGAGCTGGCGGACTTTTTCGAGAATGCGACGATCGGCCTGCATTGGGTCGCAGCCGACGGCACGATACTGCGCGCCAACCGCGCCGAACTGGATCTGCTCGGATATGCCGTCGATGAGTACGTCGGACATCACATCGCCGAGTTTCACGTCGACCGCGAGGTGAGTGACGACATCCTGCGTCGCTTGCGGGCGGGCGAGCGCGTGCGCGATCGCGAAGCGCGCATGCGTTGCAAGGATGGCTCGTTCAGACACGTGACGATCGATTCCAGCGTGCTGTGGGAGGATGGCCGTTTCATTCACACCCGTTGCTTCACGCGCGACGTCACCGAGCAGAAACGGGTCGAGGAGATTCGGCGGCGGTTGGCGGCGATTGTCGAGTCGTCGGGAGACGCCATCATCAGCGAGGATCTCAACGGCATCGTCACGAGCTGGAATCACGGCGCCGAGGCGATCTACGGGTATACCGCCAGCGAGATTGTCGGCCGCCCGTTCGCCACGCTCGTTCCGCCGGAGCGGATTGATGAGTTGCCGACGATCCTGGGTCGGCTGTCGCGGGGCACGTCGATCGCGCACTACGAGAGCGTCCGCGTCGCGAAGGACGGACGCCGAATCGACGTGTCGTTGATGGTCTCACCGATTCTCGACGATTCGGGGCGCATCCAGGGCATTTCCAAAATCGCCAGGGATATCACGCCGCGCAAGCGCGCCGAGGGCGCTCTGAGGCGTCAGAGCGAACGGCTGGCACTGCTGTGGGAGGCCGCGTCGGTATTGCTCGTGGCCAGCGACCCCGACGCGATGCTGCGCGGACTGCTGGACAAATTTGGCGCCCACCTCGGCATCGACGCGTATTTCCATTACCTGGCCGCCGATAGCGGTGATCGGCTGAGCCTGTCGTCGTATCAGGGCATTAGCGCGGATGCCGCACGGGAGCTCGAGTGCGTGAAGTTTGAAGACGCCCTCTGCGACACCGTCGCGGTGCAGCGCACGCCGCTGGTGATCAGCGCCATTCAGCAGTCAAGTGAACCGGTGACGCGGGCGCTCAGACCGCTGGGCATCCGATCTTACGCATGTAACCCGCTGCTCGCGGGCGATCGGCTGCTCGGCGCATTGTCGTTCGCCAGCCGGACCAAGGATCGATTCGATGCCGACGAAGTGGCCTGTATCGAGACGATTTGTCACTACGTCGCGGTGGCGTTGGAGCGCTTGCGACTTCTGCACGCGTTGCAGGAGAGCGACCGGCGCAAAGACGAGTTCCTGGCGACGCTGGCGCACGAACTGCGCAACCCCCTGGCGCCCATTCGCAATTCCGTCCAGGTTCTTCACCTGCAGGGGTCGCAAGCGCCCGAGGCCCGTTGGAGCCGCGCCGTAATCGAGCGGCAGGTCGACCACCTGACGCGGTTGATCGACGACCTGCTGGAGGTCAGCCGGATCACGCGCAACCAGTTCGAACTGCGCAAGCAGCGCGTGGCCCTGGCCGACGTGGTCGCGGGCGCGATCGAGGCGAGCCGGCCCCTGATCGAATCGTCCGGCCACACACTCACCGTATCGCTCCCGTCCGAGCCGGTTTATCTCGACGGTGACGTGGTCAGGCTTTCTCAGGTCATTCTGAATCTGCTCAACAACGCCGCGAAGTACACCGAGCCATCTGGCCGCATCGATCTGACCGCGGAACAGAACGGGAGCACCGCCACGATCCGCGTGAAGGACACCGGCGTGGGCATCCCCGCCGACAAGCTGCCGCTCGTGTTCGAAATGTTTTTCCAGGCCGATCGATCGCGCGAGCGAGCCAAAGGCGGGCTCGGTATTGGTCTTGCGCTGGCGCGGCAACTCGCGGAGGCCCACGGCGGCTGTGTCGAGGCACGCAGTGACGGCATCGGCACGGGCAGTGAATTCATCGTCCGGCTGCCGGTGCTGAGCGACGAAACAGAGCCGCCGTCAGCGCCCAGTCAACCCGCGGCACGATCGGCAGCTCAAACCGCGACAATCCTCGTCGTTGACGACAACCGTGACTCAGCGGACAGCCTGTCCGCGTTCTTGCGGTTGAAGGGCAATGAGGTGTTCAACGCCTATGATGGGATCGACGCGGTCGACGCCGCGGAGCGTCACCGGCCGGAGGTCGTGCTGCTCGACATTGGCATGCCCCGCTTGAACGGCGAAGATGCGTGCCGGCGCATCCGCTCACAGCCGTGGGGTGTCGGCATGACGCTAATCGCGCTCACGGGATGGGGCCAGGAAGAAGATCGCCGCCGAACGTTGGATGCGGGATTCGACGCCCACTTCACCAAGCCGGTTGATCCCGTTGACCTGCTGACACTGATCGAGTCCCGGCGGCGGCGGTAGACGGCGCTCACAATCTTGTGGTCTCGAGATCTTGTGAATTGGTGATTTGGGTTGCGTAATTTTGGGATCTCGCGATCTGAAGATTGTCGGCCGGTCGCGGCCTCGAAACAGCGCGACGAGCGAATCACCAAATTGCAAGTCTCCAAATCCCTACATCATTAGATCCCGATACAAAATCACCAATCCGCCAAATCACCAGATCACTAAATCATCCAACGTAAGATAGACCGCATGACTCGACGGTTCGGGATGGCGGCCTTGCTGGTAGTGGCCCTGATGGTGGCGACGCCGCCGGCATCGGCGCAGACCAGGGTGACGGTGGACTGGCTGAAAACGCTGGTGTGGACCAACGACAGCCCTGCCGGGGACGCCTTTACCGGCACCCGCGAACATCTGACGACCGTCGTCAACGCCATCACCGCCGACACCTCGCTCGTCAGCCCCATGCTGTTGTTCTTCGCGGCGCAGACCGCGTTCTCGCTGAACCGGCTCGAAGACGCGGCATTCCTGTTCTATGCGGCACAGTTGCGCGCGTCGTTCGACTTCTCGCGCTACGACGTTCCGGGCACGCCCGAAACCGGCGACACCGCGCGCTACCTCAGCTTCCTGCGCAAGACGATTGGCCACAACGTGAACTCGGCGATCATGCTGCAGCCGAAGCAGTTCGCGACGGTGATGGACCGGCTCGAGCGCTGGACGGTGGTGCCGTCGCCGCAGGCGTTCTATCCGGAGTTCGCCAACGCTAAGGGCTTCAAGACGCCGGCGGCAAAGTGGCCGTCGATGGCGGCCACGCTGAAGGGCCGCTTCATGCTCGAGTTTGGCCGCAAGCAGGCACGCCTGCTGCAGGACGCGCAGTACTTCGAGGCCTTCAAGATCGTGCAGGCCATGAACCTGGGCCGCATGACCGACACGCCGGCCAACCGCACGCGGTTCCAGAAGGCGAACGAAGAGATGGCCGCGGCCGAGAAGCGCCTATTCCCGACGAAGTAGTTAAAGAACCCGCCGTTCACGATCCGTCGCGTCATTCCTCAGGGCGGCACTGTCGTCCAGCCCAAAGTGCTCCTGATGTGGGTCAGTACGAGACCAATCGGGACTGCACGGTTCACATATATTTTCTTGGCCGTGTCGAACCCAAGGTGATGCAGACCAATTACCGCGCCCGAGCCGTCGTCCATCACCGGTGACCCAGAGCTGCCGACCAGGGTGTCGCACCGGTGGCCGAAGTCGGTTGGCGCGGCGGTCGCCCCCGCGATCTTCTCGTCGCTAATCTCGCACGATTCGAGCGACACCTGCTTGAAGCCACCCAGTGGATGCTCGATCAGGATCAGACGCTGATTCACGGCGATGTTCGATGCCGGGTCGAGCGTTACGCGGCCCCATTCCGCCGGCGCGGCGCGCTCGAGCCGCAGCAGCGCATAGTCCAGCGCCGCATCGTCCGACAGCAGCGCCTCGACCCGCAGCATCACGGGCTTCTTCCCGGTTTCGTAACCCAGGTCAACGAGCGTCGCGCGGGCTTCGGTGTCGGTGGTGACGCAGTGTTCGTTGGTCAGGACCAGGCGATCGTTGAGGAGGAACCCCGTGCAGCTCGATTCACCCAGGTTGGGCACCATCGTTCTCAGGCGGACTACGGGCCTGGCCAGCTCCTGGACCCGCGGCCCGGCTTCGGTAATGTTCAACCGCGCATCAATGCCGTGAATGGCCTGCTGCTGCGCTGACATGACGGAGTAGCCATAGGTGGAAATGGCAACGGTCAAACCGCTGACATCCCCCTTGGTGTTCAGGCTGACCTCGGCAACGCTTCCGTGAACGTCGCTCGACCAGAATCCGCCGGCTGCGTCGAGCGGTGTCTGCGGCGTGACCGTGTCGGCGACCAGCCCGGTGGCTTCGGAGCGAATGACCAGGGTCCAGCCAGTGCCGCCACCGGTAATCGTGACGTAGACACGAAGGGCGGCCACGGGATCGGAGTGCGCCACACGGTCCGACCACACGAGACCCCGCGCCGCCGGCGGAAACCGCGGTGAGCGCACCTCGCTGCTGCTGAACGCCTTCGTGACGGCACTGACCACCGTTCGGGCGAACGACGGCGGCGATTGGGCGCCGGCCGCGTGCGCACCCATCACCATCGCAACGGCCGCGGCGGCGACGGTCGAGCGGCGATTAGCGGACGGGGCCCGCATAATCCCTGAAGTCCGTCAACCTGCCGTCACTTTTCCGCACGCCGTTCGGAAGCACGTACTGCACTGGCCAGTTACCCGCGTCCACGATCGTGCTTATCAGCCGGAGCGGCGTCTGATCCTGGGCCTGGTCGAGCGCCGCCGGGGGCTCGATCGGACTGTAGAGAAGCCAGTACTTGTTGCCAGGCTGTCTGATCAATCGGCGAATTTGCCGGAGGTTGAGCACGAACTGCGTGGTGGCCGTGGCGAACCGCACTTCCGTTCCTGGCCGCACCAGTTCGATCAGCAACTCATCACCTTGATTGTTGACGCCAAGTGCGTGCGTGACCGTCGATGTCGCGCGAGCCGCGTTCAGCCGTCCCGAGTTCAACACGCGGCCCTTGAGACCGTCGACCTGGTCGGCGGTCTCTATGATGTGTTGCTTGAGGTCCCACGGACTGGTGACGCCCTGCCGGTACAGCAACGCGGCAGTTGCGGTGACGAGCGGCGTCGAGAAGGACGAGCCCGACACCTTGACGTAACCGCTGCTCTTCCCTGCCGCGTAGAAACCATCGCCAGGGGCTGCGACGTGGACGATCCCGGGATGCCAATTGGCGCCAGGCTTGCCGGGCTTGGGCGGGAGAATGGCCTGGCCGTCCAGGGTGGTCGCCGTCACGACCAGCACGTTCGGGTAGCCACCCAGGCAGGCGGGGTAGATCTTGAACGTGTCGCTGCAGACGCTGATATTGATGTTTTCGGCAATGTGGTTCCCGGCGGCGACGACGAACAGCGCACCGGGTGTTTGCTTGATCCGGTCCAATAGCGAGGTTGGTTCTTGACCCGGCCGAAACGCCTGGCTGATGTTGAAGATGCGAACGTCGTGGTTGAAGTACGCATTCCTGATGCCTTCACTAATCACCGCGTCGTCCGTGCCAAACGGCAGCAGTTGTGTGCCTGCGGCTAGGGCTCCGCTCGCATACTGCGAGGTCACGGCTACGATCTGCGACGCCACGGCGGTGCCGTGATCGTCATCCTCGAAATCACGAACCGTCAGCTGCAGGGGCGACGGTGGGTCCTCGGCGGCGGGTGCCGACTCATCTTCGCGGCTCCTCGGCTCGCCGATGAAGCCAACCAACAGCGGATGATTCTCATCGACGGACTGTTCGACCAAACCGAGATACATCAGTCCGTTGCGCGCCGGTGGCGTGAATCCGGGCTTGATGCCGATGCCGGTTCGCTTCTGACCATCAAGCAGCCGGATCTCCTCGGCGGTCGGTATCTGCGGCTCGGGCTGGGCGGCGATCGAGGCCGATTGCGACGGAGACCGCCGGAGCGCTGTAAAGCGGAGCGTTGGGAACTGCTTGATCAGGACTGGGATCTGATCGTCAGGAAGGCCAACGACAAAACGCACCAGCTCGATGGGCATCGAGGCCAGGCCCTTGCTGAGATCTCGATACGGCTCCGACGTTTTGGTCGCGCTGTTGTACTGCGCGAGCCGCGATTCGCCCGCGAACACCGACAACTGCGGCGTCGGCACGGCGGCGTCGGCCAACTGCCCAAGCGTGTTTTTGCCGTCCAGGATCACGGGGCCGATATCCACGAAACTCTCGCCGTAGACATCCGGAACGGTGAGGCTGCGAGCCCTGCCATCCGCCACAAAGTCGTTTTGGCCAGCATTGCATGCATCGGGTGTCAGCGCGCACGCGATCTGAGTCATGGCTCGTTGCATCGACACGGTCGCAAAGCCGGCAGCACGCACCGCATCAGGGCCACTGGCACTGGGCGGCAACAACCTCACGGGAAGCAGTCGTTCGCGGTGCAAGCGGTCAAACAGTCTCGCCAGGGCCGCGTACTGTTCCTGCGAACACGGCGGCGCCGTGGAGGGCTTGACCTCGGAGATCGAGCAGCCAATCCGGGTCGGGGTGAACCGCGGCCAGCGCTCGATCACGCCGCGAGCCCCGTCCAACACGAACAGGTTCTGGTCCGTGGCCACCAGGCCCGCGGCCACTTGCACCGGCTTCGCGCCGTAGCGCAGGCGCGTCGGCCGCGGCCACAGCGTGGATGACGCGAAGACATTGTCTGAATTGCCATCGGCCACGTAGAACACGCTGCCGTTCGACGTGATCACGGTCGGCCGGAGCGGATACTTCACCTCGCCGGCGGTCACGATGTCGTCGGACACCGGCAACTGCAGCGACGCCGATTGGCTGGACGGCTTCTGAATCTCGGCCCACTTGGGCGCGGAAGGTGAGCGACCGAAATCCGAGGCCTGCCAGACCACACCTTCGTCTGGAGAGGTCATCAGCAGGGATTGCTCGCTGCTGGCGATGTAGTGCCGTGATGAGGCGGAGGCCCTCTCAAAGGGCGGTGTCACGTCCACCGCTTCGTTGTTGCCGATGAGATATAGCTTCGACGAGAACCGATCGGCGACATACAGGTTGTCGGCAAACGCCAACTCCGACGGCGAGACACCTGGCCCCATCATCAGGTGTGTCCTGGCCTCGCCGGTCATGATTTCGATCGCCGAGATTTCTGACGAGCCGACATACGACACGTACAGCTCACGGTCCGTCGCGGCGAGCCCGGCGACAGGCCGCGCGGCGCCGGCCTTGAAGACCTCCCACGGTCCCTCGGTCGCGAGGCTTTGTCGAACAATCGTCGCGCCATCATTGGCGACCGCGAAGAAAGTGGTCTTGTTGACGGCCAATGGTGACTTCGCATGCAGCGTCATTGGGCGCCAGGCCGCCTGCATCGCGGACAGGTCGTCCACAAGCAGGGTTCGATCACCGAGGAGAACTAGCGCCGAGTAGACCATGCCGACGAAGAAGCATCGAGTCATCATGGTGTTCCTCCTTACCTGGGCGCGACGCTGGCGGCCTGAACGGCCGCCCAAATGGTGTCAAAGACCTGGTCGTGAATGAGGTCGGAGTGGTTCATCACGACGTTGCTGCCATCGACGTTGACCAGCCTGGTGGCGCGATCGCTGAAGGCAGCTGCCGCCGCGGCTTCGGTCAGACCGTCGAGACGCAACAGTCTGGCCGGCGGTCCCTGGAAACCGGAGGCGCCGATGCTGCCGTATCGCAACACCTTGAGACCCTCGCGGTCGCTGCCCTTGATCCTGGAGGCCACTGGATACAGCACCTGGTTGGGCAGGTCGCCGGCCGAGAACATGGCCGCCATCCAGCCCCTGACCGCTGGCGTCGCCGTGGACAGACTCGCGACCACCGGTTCAAAGGCGCCGTTCTTGTCGCCAGGGAACCCAAAGCGCTTGATCTGGTCGGCAGTGGAGAACGCGAAATGCGAGAAGGCGCCCTCCAGCATGATCAGTGAATCTACCTGGTTGAGGGACGCCGGGCCGCGACCACCCACTGCGGCCGCGACCAGCCGGCCTCCGAAGCTGTGACCGATCAGGTGAATCCGCACACTGTCGCCACCGCGCTCGCGAATCGCCTTCACCAGGTCGTACACGCCTCTCGAGCCAACCACACCGGCTCGGGTCTTCATGGTCCAGAAGGTGAAGGCATTGCCAAAGTCCAGGATCTTGGCGAGCGAGAACTTCTCGGCCGGACCCCGGTTGGTGGCACCCAGCCACTCGTCGGTGATGGACACGGGATCGGAGAGGAACATCTCCTCCGCGGCGCCGTCGCTCGCCGTGGCGTCGGCATTCGGAGTGGCGCGGCGCCAGCGATCAAGAATGGTCATCAGCTCGATGGTTTCCACCCGCGTCAGCCGCTCGCCAAGCCGCTCTTTATTAAACAGCTCAACCACGCGGAGGCGATCGGCTTCAAAGCTCGTCAGCCGCGAAGCCGCGGGGAACGCGGCTTCGGCCCACGCCGACAGGTCGTTGCGAAATGAGCCCTGCACCATGGCTTCGGCGCCGGTCGGCACGCGGACGACGGGTGCGCAGTCCCCGGACTGCGTGGGAAAGATCACGGACGGCCAGTAGATGCCGACGATCACGGGTTTGATGGTGGGCTGAAGGTCTTGCGGGATCCGGCTTCTTAGTCCGTCGGCCAACTGTCGATAACGGCAATCGGCGTCAGCAGCACTGTTCCACCAGCCGTGGCTCATGATGAAGACGTCGGTGACGCCGGACACCGCGCTGAGCAGCCGGTCTCTCGTGGCGGCACTTGATTTCTCGAGGTCGCCGGCTTCC from Acidobacteriota bacterium includes these protein-coding regions:
- a CDS encoding S8 family serine peptidase codes for the protein MMTRCFFVGMVYSALVLLGDRTLLVDDLSAMQAAWRPMTLHAKSPLAVNKTTFFAVANDGATIVRQSLATEGPWEVFKAGAARPVAGLAATDRELYVSYVGSSEISAIEIMTGEARTHLMMGPGVSPSELAFADNLYVADRFSSKLYLIGNNEAVDVTPPFERASASSRHYIASSEQSLLMTSPDEGVVWQASDFGRSPSAPKWAEIQKPSSQSASLQLPVSDDIVTAGEVKYPLRPTVITSNGSVFYVADGNSDNVFASSTLWPRPTRLRYGAKPVQVAAGLVATDQNLFVLDGARGVIERWPRFTPTRIGCSISEVKPSTAPPCSQEQYAALARLFDRLHRERLLPVRLLPPSASGPDAVRAAGFATVSMQRAMTQIACALTPDACNAGQNDFVADGRARSLTVPDVYGESFVDIGPVILDGKNTLGQLADAAVPTPQLSVFAGESRLAQYNSATKTSEPYRDLSKGLASMPIELVRFVVGLPDDQIPVLIKQFPTLRFTALRRSPSQSASIAAQPEPQIPTAEEIRLLDGQKRTGIGIKPGFTPPARNGLMYLGLVEQSVDENHPLLVGFIGEPRSREDESAPAAEDPPSPLQLTVRDFEDDDHGTAVASQIVAVTSQYASGALAAGTQLLPFGTDDAVISEGIRNAYFNHDVRIFNISQAFRPGQEPTSLLDRIKQTPGALFVVAAGNHIAENINISVCSDTFKIYPACLGGYPNVLVVTATTLDGQAILPPKPGKPGANWHPGIVHVAAPGDGFYAAGKSSGYVKVSGSSFSTPLVTATAALLYRQGVTSPWDLKQHIIETADQVDGLKGRVLNSGRLNAARATSTVTHALGVNNQGDELLIELVRPGTEVRFATATTQFVLNLRQIRRLIRQPGNKYWLLYSPIEPPAALDQAQDQTPLRLISTIVDAGNWPVQYVLPNGVRKSDGRLTDFRDYAGPVR
- a CDS encoding MEDS domain-containing protein, with amino-acid sequence MTTSARQVRLAGTTLGATRHVCAFFHSKADEYRVLLPFITEGFDQGDRAFHIVKDDHRPEHRRQLEAAGIAVADTERTGQLEIRRWEDAYLIDGHFDQFRMLALIEDVLRDGKTRGYPLTRLVANMEWALEDRPGVGDILEYETRLNYVLPQYDDAVC
- a CDS encoding serine protease — its product is MRAPSANRRSTVAAAAVAMVMGAHAAGAQSPPSFARTVVSAVTKAFSSSEVRSPRFPPAARGLVWSDRVAHSDPVAALRVYVTITGGGTGWTLVIRSEATGLVADTVTPQTPLDAAGGFWSSDVHGSVAEVSLNTKGDVSGLTVAISTYGYSVMSAQQQAIHGIDARLNITEAGPRVQELARPVVRLRTMVPNLGESSCTGFLLNDRLVLTNEHCVTTDTEARATLVDLGYETGKKPVMLRVEALLSDDAALDYALLRLERAAPAEWGRVTLDPASNIAVNQRLILIEHPLGGFKQVSLESCEISDEKIAGATAAPTDFGHRCDTLVGSSGSPVMDDGSGAVIGLHHLGFDTAKKIYVNRAVPIGLVLTHIRSTLGWTTVPP
- a CDS encoding PAS domain S-box protein encodes the protein MAPAATNGSSDDAVSLRRCVRELAALSTLSAVWSKNDLPQIADGLAGVLLRALPIDIVGVRLRGADGNIAVETARTPRGPISDDHLGAFSRGFDDCGDLAGGATTINNPLGGGLLRVVTVPLGYGSDCGTLVAGAEQADFPTQTDRLMLGVACNQAAIVLQQRRSQQQLRRSEQELADFFENATIGLHWVAADGTILRANRAELDLLGYAVDEYVGHHIAEFHVDREVSDDILRRLRAGERVRDREARMRCKDGSFRHVTIDSSVLWEDGRFIHTRCFTRDVTEQKRVEEIRRRLAAIVESSGDAIISEDLNGIVTSWNHGAEAIYGYTASEIVGRPFATLVPPERIDELPTILGRLSRGTSIAHYESVRVAKDGRRIDVSLMVSPILDDSGRIQGISKIARDITPRKRAEGALRRQSERLALLWEAASVLLVASDPDAMLRGLLDKFGAHLGIDAYFHYLAADSGDRLSLSSYQGISADAARELECVKFEDALCDTVAVQRTPLVISAIQQSSEPVTRALRPLGIRSYACNPLLAGDRLLGALSFASRTKDRFDADEVACIETICHYVAVALERLRLLHALQESDRRKDEFLATLAHELRNPLAPIRNSVQVLHLQGSQAPEARWSRAVIERQVDHLTRLIDDLLEVSRITRNQFELRKQRVALADVVAGAIEASRPLIESSGHTLTVSLPSEPVYLDGDVVRLSQVILNLLNNAAKYTEPSGRIDLTAEQNGSTATIRVKDTGVGIPADKLPLVFEMFFQADRSRERAKGGLGIGLALARQLAEAHGGCVEARSDGIGTGSEFIVRLPVLSDETEPPSAPSQPAARSAAQTATILVVDDNRDSADSLSAFLRLKGNEVFNAYDGIDAVDAAERHRPEVVLLDIGMPRLNGEDACRRIRSQPWGVGMTLIALTGWGQEEDRRRTLDAGFDAHFTKPVDPVDLLTLIESRRRR